The DNA region CATCCGCGACTCCCGCCGCGACTCCGGCCTGCGCCGGACCCCAGATGTGGTTGCCGTGCTCGTCGCCAGCGGGTGCCGCCTTCGTGACGAACAACGTGAGCGGTTTCACGGGCAGCGAGGGGCGCAGCACGGCGACGAACGGCACATGCCCCTCACTGGGTGATGCGAGGGCTGTCGCCCAGGCGGTGCCCGCCGGCCCATCACGGTGCCCGAAGACGGTGTTGATGTGCGCGGCGTTCACCCCCTCGGAGATGAAGCTCTCACCGATCTGCATGGTTGTCACTAGATGAGTCCCTGATCTTCGAGCCACGCGATCGCGACATCTTCGGGGTCTTCGCCGTCGACGTCGACCTGCTGGTTGAGTGACTGCATGACCTCGGTGGTGAGGAGCGGCGACAGCTTCGCCATGACCGTTGCGATGGCCGGGTACTTGTCGAGAGTCGCCTGCTTGAGCGTGAAACCACCCTGGTAGCTGGGGAAGAAGTTCTCGTCGTCTTCCATCACCACGAGGTCGAGCGCGCTGATGCGGCCGTCGGTCTGGAACACCTCGCCGAAGTTGCAGTCATCGCCCTTCTGGGTGGCCGTGTAGATGACGCCCGTGTCGAGCATGGTCAAGCCCTTTGAGTCGTCGGCCGCAAACCCGTAGGCGGCCTTGAGCCCGGGCCATCCGTCGTCGCGTGTCGAGAATTCGCTCTCGATGCAGAAGGTCTGGTCGGCGGCGGGCAGCTTGGCCACATCGCTGAGCGTCTTCACGCCAAGCTTGTCGGCTTCACTCTTGCGGACGGCGAACGCGTAGGTGTTGTTGAACGGTGCCGCGTCGAGCCAGGCGATGTCTTTCTTCGCGTCGGCCTCCTTGACGGCATCGAACTGCTCCTGCACGCCCTTCACGGGTGCCGTGTTGCCGTTGTAGGTGACCCACGAGGTGCCCGTGTACTCCCAGTAGCCGAGGAACTGGTCGTTCTCGAGTGCCTGGCGCACGTTGGCGGAGCCGACGAGCTTAATGTTCGCCTCCACGTCGGCGCCGTTCGCGTTCAGAAGTTCCGCCGTCATGTAGGCGAGGATGTACTGCTCGGCGAAGTCCTTCGCGCCGATCTCACCTGTGAGACCGCTCAGTTCGCCGCTGCCGCCGTCGGATCCGCCGTCGGATCCGGTGGAGCATCCGGTGAGGATGAGGGCGCCGGCTGCGATGGCGGCGAATGTTCCGAGAACATGTTTCTTCATATCCGTTTACCTTTCAGGTGATTGTGATTGCAGGGGTGTTGGGGTCTTACATTCCTCGCGGCCGCACCCACTCCTCGACGAGGCCCGCAAGCCAGTCGATGAGCACGGCGATCGAGGCGACGAGCACGGCGCCCACCACGAGGACGGGGTACCGCTGAAGCTTCAGGCCGTTGATGATCATGTCGCCGAGGCCGCCCGCATTGATGAACGTGGCGACCGTGGCGACACCGACGGCGAAGACGAGGGCCGTGCGGAGGCCCGCCAGGATGACCGGCGAGGCCAGCGGCAGTTCGACGCGGCGCAGCACCTGGCCCGGGGTCATTCCCATGCCGCGTGCTGACTCTTTGACGTTCGCATCCACCTGCTCAAGGCCGGCCATGGTGTTGCGCAGAACCGGGAGGAAAGAGTAGGCGACAAGCGCGACGAGTGCCGTCGCGAAGCCCGTCTGCCACACGATGGCGAGCAGGATGACGACACCGATCGCCGGCGTCGCCTGACCGACATTCGCGATGCCGACAATGACGGCCGTGAACACTCGCGACTTCGAGCGGGTCACCGCGATACCGGCGGGGATGGCCAGGGCGGCCACCAGAAGGGACGCGGCGACGGTGAGCACCAGATGCTCGCGGATGCGCGCCACAATGTAGTCGGCGTTGAGCGTGCGCTGCTCGATCGAGTCGAGCTGAAGACTCGACACCCACGCCCACGTCGCCAACAGCACGACCACGACGATCACGAGCGGCATGAAGCGGCGGATGCGCGCCCAGGTTCGACGCGCCGGCCGAGTGTCAGTGACCGTCTTCACCACTGTGGTTGGCGATTCAACGACGGACATCATCCACGCTCCCGGATGCGCGGGGCGACTCCTCCGAGTGCCGCGGAGATGGCCGCATGGTTGATGGATCCGACGACGCGGCCGGCATCCGAAACGTCCACCCGCTCGGCCCCTGTGAGCACCAGAAGGTCGATCGCATCCCGAAGCGAGGCCGCGGCATCCACCGAGGCGGAGCCGTCGATCCCCGTCGGCTGGCCCAGTTTCGCGTCAACGACCGGGATGAGCGCCAACCGCTTCAGTGCGGCGCCCTGCCCGATGAACGACGACACATAGTCGTTGGCGGGGGCCGCCAGGATGTTCGCCGGGGTGTCGAACTGCTCGATGCGGCTGCGTTCGCTCAGCACCGCGATGCGATCGCCGAGCCGGATGGCCTCCTCGAAGTCGTGCGTGACGAAGATGATGGTTTTGCCGATCTCCGCCTGCAGCCGCAGGAACTCGGCCTGCAGTTTCTCGCGGGTGATCGGGTCGGTCGCGCCGAACGGCTCATCCATGAGCATCACGGGCGGATCAGCGGCGAGCGCGCGGGCCACACCGACGCGCTGCTGCTGACCGCCGGAGAGCTGGCGCGGGTAGCGCTTTGCGAACACGCCCGGGTCGAGTTGCACGGTTGTGAGCAGTTCCTCAACGCGCTCGGCCGTGCGCTGCTTCGACCAGCCCAGCAGCCGCGGCACGGTCGCGATGTTCTCCGCGATGGTGAGATGCGGAAACAACCCGATCTGCTGGATGACGTAGCCGATGTGACGACGAAGCTCATTGGGGTTGAGTGAGAGAACGTCGCGGCCGTCGATACGGATCGCCCCCGACGACGGCTCGATGATCCGGTTGATCATCTTCATGGTTGTCGTCTTGCCGCATCCGCTCGGCCCGACAAGCATGACAAGTTCGCCCGGCTCGATCGTCATAGAGAAACGCTCGACGGCGGGAACCGGCTGGCCGGGGTAAACCTTCGAGACCTCGTCCAGTTCGATGCCGACGGCGCCTTCGGATGCCGGCCGTGCGGAGAGACTGCCGGTTTCGGTGATTTCGGTCACTTCAACCCCTTCGAGATGGTGAGTCGTGCGATGAGCAGGAAGGCCGCGTCGAGGAGGAGAGCCAGAAGCAGTACCCCGACGGTGCCGGTGAGCGCGTAGTTGAGAGCGTTCTTGGAGCCCAGCGAGGAGAGCCCCTTGAAGATGTACTGGCCGAGCCCCGGGCCGGCCACGTAGGCGGCGATCGCTGCGATTCCGACCGTGAGCTGGGCAGCGACCCGGATGCCGGTGAGAATGACGGGCCACGCGATCGGCAGCTGCATGGTGAACAGAACCCGCAGCGGGCCCATGCCGACGCCGCGCGCCGATTCGAGAATGGGGAGTGGCACCTCGCGCAGGCCGACGACGGTGTTGCGCACTATCGGGAGCAGCGAGTAGAAGACCAGCGCGACAACTGAGGGCCCCCAGCCGAGACCCAGCAGCGGGCTCAGCAGGGCGAGCAGCGCGAGTGACGGGATGGTGAGCATCACGGCGGTTGCGGAGATCGACACCGAGCGGGCGACCGGCTTGTTCCAGACGAGCATTCCGATTCCGACGCCGATGATGAGGGCGATCGCGAGGGAGATGAGCACAACGAGCAGGTGCTCCCCGGCGAGTTCGAGGACATCGTCATAGCGGCGACCGAGGAACGTGACCAGACCTTCCCAGTCGAAGCCTGTCATCTGGTACCTCCTGTCTCGACTCTGAGTGTGCGCCGGGAACGACGACACTCTGAAGATAACCACGTAACGCCATTTTCACAACAGAGGTTGTCTATATGGCAACACATGGTTAGTGTTGCTCTCATGGCAGCAGCACCCAACGCCCCAGTGAGCCGCAAAAACTCATCCGGCCTCACCCGCGACGTCGAGATCCTCGAACTACTCGGCGACGCCGAAGCATTCCGCAACGGCGGACTCACCGTCACCCGCATCGCCGAAATCACCGGACGCGACAAAGCAGTTATCTCCCGCGCCCTCGCAACCCTCGCCGCATCCGACATCATCGAACGCGACGAAGACACCCTCAACTACCGCCTCGGCTCGCGGCTCTACGCCCTCGCCGCCCGAACATCGCAAGCCACCCTCGCCGCCCAATCACGCACCTCGCTGCGCCACATCGCCCAATCGACACGCGAAACCACCCACCTCTGCGTGCTCCGCGGCGGCAACGTCCTCACCCTCATCAGCGAACTCAGCTCCCACGAATTCCGCACCACCGGCTGGGAAGGCATCACCACCGCCGGCTGGCGCACCCCCTCCGGCCGCGTACTCATCAGCGACTGGGACGAAACATCCATCGCCCACTGGTACAACCAGCACGGGCGAGACAGAGCACTCCTCGGCCCACTCGACCCGGCGCTCGCCTCAGCCGGCTTCGCCGTGCTCGACAGCCCGCCCGCCGACAAAGCCGTCGTCACAGACCTGGCCAGCCTCATGGCCGAGATCGACCGCATCCGCACCCGCGGCTACGCCCTGCTCGACGAAGAACTCGAGATCGGCGTCGTCGGGGCATCCGCACCCGTCATCGACTTCACCGGGCGCATCGTCGCCGCCGTCAACGTGAGCGGACCCAAATCGCGCATCGGGCACCGGCTCGACGCGCTCGGCTCATTCGTCGCGCGGGCGGCGGCCGGGCTGTCGGCCTCCATCGGAGGGCCGGCGGTGCGCTGAGGGCGC from Homoserinimonas aerilata includes:
- a CDS encoding ABC transporter permease codes for the protein MTGFDWEGLVTFLGRRYDDVLELAGEHLLVVLISLAIALIIGVGIGMLVWNKPVARSVSISATAVMLTIPSLALLALLSPLLGLGWGPSVVALVFYSLLPIVRNTVVGLREVPLPILESARGVGMGPLRVLFTMQLPIAWPVILTGIRVAAQLTVGIAAIAAYVAGPGLGQYIFKGLSSLGSKNALNYALTGTVGVLLLALLLDAAFLLIARLTISKGLK
- a CDS encoding ABC transporter ATP-binding protein — its product is MTETGSLSARPASEGAVGIELDEVSKVYPGQPVPAVERFSMTIEPGELVMLVGPSGCGKTTTMKMINRIIEPSSGAIRIDGRDVLSLNPNELRRHIGYVIQQIGLFPHLTIAENIATVPRLLGWSKQRTAERVEELLTTVQLDPGVFAKRYPRQLSGGQQQRVGVARALAADPPVMLMDEPFGATDPITREKLQAEFLRLQAEIGKTIIFVTHDFEEAIRLGDRIAVLSERSRIEQFDTPANILAAPANDYVSSFIGQGAALKRLALIPVVDAKLGQPTGIDGSASVDAAASLRDAIDLLVLTGAERVDVSDAGRVVGSINHAAISAALGGVAPRIRERG
- a CDS encoding glycine betaine ABC transporter substrate-binding protein, whose protein sequence is MKKHVLGTFAAIAAGALILTGCSTGSDGGSDGGSGELSGLTGEIGAKDFAEQYILAYMTAELLNANGADVEANIKLVGSANVRQALENDQFLGYWEYTGTSWVTYNGNTAPVKGVQEQFDAVKEADAKKDIAWLDAAPFNNTYAFAVRKSEADKLGVKTLSDVAKLPAADQTFCIESEFSTRDDGWPGLKAAYGFAADDSKGLTMLDTGVIYTATQKGDDCNFGEVFQTDGRISALDLVVMEDDENFFPSYQGGFTLKQATLDKYPAIATVMAKLSPLLTTEVMQSLNQQVDVDGEDPEDVAIAWLEDQGLI
- a CDS encoding ABC transporter permease, encoding MKTVTDTRPARRTWARIRRFMPLVIVVVVLLATWAWVSSLQLDSIEQRTLNADYIVARIREHLVLTVAASLLVAALAIPAGIAVTRSKSRVFTAVIVGIANVGQATPAIGVVILLAIVWQTGFATALVALVAYSFLPVLRNTMAGLEQVDANVKESARGMGMTPGQVLRRVELPLASPVILAGLRTALVFAVGVATVATFINAGGLGDMIINGLKLQRYPVLVVGAVLVASIAVLIDWLAGLVEEWVRPRGM
- the fae gene encoding formaldehyde-activating enzyme; translated protein: MQIGESFISEGVNAAHINTVFGHRDGPAGTAWATALASPSEGHVPFVAVLRPSLPVKPLTLFVTKAAPAGDEHGNHIWGPAQAGVAAGVADALADGIISAEQADTHVVIAAVWVNPGADDADAVYRNNREATRTALGNGAANLPATSEVIAAREHPWNPFYTSTKENA
- a CDS encoding IclR family transcriptional regulator yields the protein MAAAPNAPVSRKNSSGLTRDVEILELLGDAEAFRNGGLTVTRIAEITGRDKAVISRALATLAASDIIERDEDTLNYRLGSRLYALAARTSQATLAAQSRTSLRHIAQSTRETTHLCVLRGGNVLTLISELSSHEFRTTGWEGITTAGWRTPSGRVLISDWDETSIAHWYNQHGRDRALLGPLDPALASAGFAVLDSPPADKAVVTDLASLMAEIDRIRTRGYALLDEELEIGVVGASAPVIDFTGRIVAAVNVSGPKSRIGHRLDALGSFVARAAAGLSASIGGPAVR